The sequence CTACATATAAAAGACAATGGATAACATGTCACTGAATAAGAAAGCACAATTAGAAACTCCCGCTGATATGTTACAGCGTTGTTGTTCTCTCATTTATTGCAGAAGATGCCATAGGATaagacgtgttttttttttactgtaagTATTACTGAAATAGTAGTCCATATCGTTcaagaacataaataaataacaactaAATTAATGAAAGCAAGCAGTTCGCTTTTGAAAGGAACTGGTCCTGGTATTTCTGTCAGTTGCAACACATTTTCATCGGCAGTTCATTTTCATCGGATTTAATGTGCCATTCTGAAGGCACTCTTCATTAATTTTccttttatttctcatttattaAATTATATATTCTCAGGATTTAGCGATATTTTGATAAACACTAATTGTGTAATTAATTTCTATACAGGATTGTGTCTGAAATTGAATTTGGTAGTTTTGGAAAAATTCAACATCCACAGCAAGTAATAGCCCTTTGTGTTTTCACTATAAAAATAACACTTTGCAAAGCTGTCTTCAAATCTATTTCAAGTGTTTAATTTGATTAACATAAATCTATACAGAAACCTATAGTTTCagtgaatataattatgtcaaatgcTAATTTCTTTATGTCGGTGTTTTATGTCTAAAACAAGCATATTGTGTCCAACAGGACAGACAGTCTTCCCGTCTTGTCATCCACGATGCCACTGAGAAACCTTCACCTTGGAATACTGGTTGTCCTGGCAACGACAGGGGTCACTCAAGGTCACAGTGTGCAAGTTTTGTACCACTCTTCCGTGAACTTTTCGTGTCACCCGAACTTCGCTGATCTGAACGAGACCAGCGCTGAGTCACCGGCTTTGTACCGTTTGTGGATTTTGCCAAATAAAGATGTTCTGGAACCCAATACCACAGGTGAGGCAAATTTACAACAAAGACGCATGTTcaagtacaatacaatacactacAATACTAGTTTATTTTGACCACGTCCCAGCATCAGACAAGAAGAGTGTAAGGCTAATTcatatacacataaacaaagATTAAAGTCAAAGTCAAAGTCGACAGTCAAATTATGCCAGTAGAATTACGAAACGGGTAGACTTAACGTTCGAAAATCAAGAATCAgaatcaaaatcaaaatcaaaacttATTTAAAATTCGATAGGTAACAGTTCTTGAGAAGGTTTCGTTTTGTCCTGAGTCAAACGCTCCAATAaattaacctttcttgttttgttttttaattcacGCCGAAAGAATTCGAAATTTTGCAATGACAATCACTTGCAattagcacacacacaatcctctGCCTTATCTGATCATGCAGGTCGCTCCGATGTTGAGGTACTGAACAATGGCGCCATGCTGCGCGTGAAAGACGTGAGCGACGAGGACTTTGGGCTGTACGACTGCCTGATTGAGGTCAACAGGCCCAACCGGCGCTTCACTCTCCAAAGGCACGGGATCAACGTGAACGGCGCGTACTTTGGTGACCTCATGGCCCTCAAGTACCGTGGCATGATAATCACAGGTAAGTTTCCGCCATATTTACCTGTAGAAAACGTTACCAGCACAGAATCAGCCTCAACTTCATGGCCCTTAAGTACCGTGGCATGATCATCACTGGTACGTTGCCGTCGTATTTACCTGTAGAAAACTTTACTAGCACAGAATCAGCCTCAACCTCAACTCTCAAGTACCGTAGCATGATTATTACTGACACATGTCCGGGATATGTACCTGTAGAAAACTCTGCAGACAGGGGGTTTACCTTGTAGTATGATCATTACTGGCAAACCTCCGGATATTTACCTGCTCAAAACTTTAGAGACAGGGTCATCGTGACATGATTATTCCATGTACTGGCACATTTCCCAGACGatatccatgtcccatccccgtgtTACCACCGTTGCACGCAAAGGACCTCGGTTATTCTGCcggaagtgcaggtggctgattacacacACGATCACGCCTGGGTAGCGTGACTTTGGAAAGTACGAAATGGAATTTTCACATGTAATCAAAACATGCAACTTATCTCTTCCCATCTTTACACTTTTTAGGCCTGATCTTCCTATCTGTGTGCTTTGTTACAAGAAGGATTATTTTGTCAAAATATGTAGACAGTAGCAGACATGCCTTATTTGTTGTGATATTGCAATCTACTTATGCAACCAAACAGAGCGCAAGGGTTCATCTCTTTCTATAGATGATTTGCATGTCTCATCGCTCGAGCACATTGCTTCGTTACAAAACCTTTTTCTTCAAAATGGTAGCAATAGGCATTAACACATTTTCTATAGTGCTTTTGTAATCTTCACATGCTATCTAAACATGCGGAGGGACTCTGCCCTTGTACACGAATGTCTTTTTGCATATGCTCCGCCGGTCTGATCGCTGGGGCAGTGTGCTTCGTGACAAGACTTAACAAAAAAAGTACTGGTAGGTATAGGCCTTTCTCTATTGTGCTCTTCACATGCAATCGAAACACGCACAGGGATTCATGCCTTTCTATATCACGATCCGCAGGTCTAATCGCTGGAGCTGTTTGCTTCGTTACCATGGGCCTGTTCTGCTTCATGTACAACAAGTACCAGGCAAGGGCAGACAATCAGGCCGAGGAGGAAAAAGCTGAGACCATGGACAACCTCACCAAACACGCAGCCAGCCAGAAACAAACCACAAAGAAACCTATGACGGAGTACACCAACGTTGCTTACGTTACGGACGGggaggaagaaaaagacaagcCATCCCCAACCCAGAAACCGATGACGCAGCACGCAGAAACTGCTGACGCAGAGGATGTCCGCGGCAAGAAGGAGCAGGCTCCTCAACCCCCTTCCTCCGCAACGCAGCAGCAACAAGAACTTCGCAACTTTGCTGCTGCTGATGGGGCTGATGCGAATATCATTAAAACCAAGTTTTAGGGGAGGGATTAAGCGTGTACGACCCGAAGATAAATGCGACAGCGCGCgagaaaaatgtacacattaatTTTATTGGAActtatttttgacaaaattaGATTTTAATGGGTGCAAAACAACAGATTCATTCTATTGTCCTTACTTAAGACATTCAAGCGTCTCACTGCACACGGGCCTAGTACGGAAGGTTTATGGGAATTCAACTCAGAAGGGACCGTATTAATTT is a genomic window of Littorina saxatilis isolate snail1 unplaced genomic scaffold, US_GU_Lsax_2.0 scaffold_1659, whole genome shotgun sequence containing:
- the LOC138954952 gene encoding uncharacterized protein; this encodes MLQRCCSLIYCRRCHRIRRVFFLLTDSLPVLSSTMPLRNLHLGILVVLATTGVTQGHSVQVLYHSSVNFSCHPNFADLNETSAESPALYRLWILPNKDVLEPNTTGRSDVEVLNNGAMLRVKDVSDEDFGLYDCLIEVNRPNRRFTLQRHGINVNGAYFGDLMALKYRGMIITGLIAGAVCFVTMGLFCFMYNKYQARADNQAEEEKAETMDNLTKHAASQKQTTKKPMTEYTNVAYVTDGEEEKDKPSPTQKPMTQHAETADAEDVRGKKEQAPQPPSSATQQQQELRNFAAADGADANIIKTKF